Part of the Candidatus Methanoperedens sp. genome is shown below.
CAGCATCAGGCTCTCTTCATCATTGATATTGCCTCCAAGCCCGATGCATTCTGAAACCTCAAGTTTCCCGTCAAGCAGGAAAAATGGATACGTCCTGCATATATGCGGCCTGCATTCGTATATTTCACACAGGTCATTTTCCAGGAAAATGCAATCGCCATTTTTCCTAAGGACCCATTCAAAGGTATGGATATTGCCTTTCGCATCCTTATCCACTGAAGGAGTGGGTATTACAAAATCATCACGGAAAAGCCCTGTTGTTTCACGAATACAATTTATTTCCGAAGGAAAAACGGTCACGGTATTATCGCCAAATTCAGCCCTGCAGCACTGTGCGCATTTCCTGCACAGGAAACCTGTTGCTTTTATCTGCATAGCAAGCTCTTTTTCATCAATTTCCAGGGCTTTATGGAACGAATTCCTGAGGCGTGCCAGTTCAGCTTTTATCATTCTCTAATAATATATAATAAAATAAATGATCAATATTATTAAAATAGCCATAAAAACTAATAAAAACTTATCAATCAATTTTATTCTCTTCTGTTTAAGTTCCATATCATGTTCCTTGACCGAAACTATATATTCATGTATCGGTCTCCAGACGTTTTCAGGTCTATTTATTTCAAAATCCCTTATACGATCACTACCTCTGGAAGTAAGGACAGCATATTGCAGATATTTGATCGATCCTTCCTTGATCAATTTATAAAGTTGTCTATCCACAATAATATTTCTTATTTTCAATGCCTTTGTTATTTCCTTGTTTGTCTTGATATCGCAGGCTATCGCTTTTAAAATAGCATAATCCACTTCTTCCAGCCTGTCTTCTTTAGCCTGTCTTACACTGTTATCATCGAGCATGATATCACTTATATCTCTTTTTTAGATATTTTCTCAAAATGTGGGTGCAAATAACAAGGATCGATAACCCAAGTATTATTGCAGCTTTCGGTTTATTTTCTTTTCTTGTCTCCTGTTCTGTAATAGCCTCAGGCGTGGTCACAGGTGTTCCCACGAAAAAGACCTTGCTGAGGTTTGATTGCGCGGTCGTTACCCTGTAAGCCCCAGCATCCTGCTTTTCAACCTCGAAAATTATTTCTTTAATTTCCGAATTTTTCAAATGTACCTGTCTTTCTTCCTCAAGGACATCATTAATGTATAATCCTATCTGTTGAGAGCCTTCTCCACCCTTGTTTTCCACTGTGATAGAGATATTGACCTTCACTGAAGGATCGACCTTTATCTTATCGGTCGTGATCTCCCTGTAAACGAAATTTGTCGGGGTCTCAACTTTTTGTAATGAACTGACTTCAAAAAATGCTATCGTTTTCAACGCGATAGTATTTTTCCCGGATGGGATTATTTCAACAGTGTGATGTCCTATGTGTTCAGTGGATAACGTGAAATTGACCTGGGCCGTCCCGCTTTCATTAACTTCCACCTTTGCGCTGTCTATCAGTTCATTATCTAATATCAGGTCAAGTGATGTTGAACCTTTTTCATAAAAAATGTTTGATACGTTAACACTTACATGCATCGGTTCACCCGGAGCAATAATTATTTTATCCAGCTTCATATTCTCGACCCTGAATCTGTCCATAGGATATTTGTTTGCATATTTATCAATATAGAATTCTTTCTCAATCGCCTTGTAATGTTTTTGTTTTTCAGTGCCGTTCATGAGCAGGATCTCCCCTCTTTCCAGATAGGGGATATCAGGCAGGGTACTATCGTTAAGCATGGAGACCGTGATATTATTCTGATATTCTTCCATTATATCATCGTCCAGAAGGTCAAATATATAGATATACGCCTTATAAACACCGTCGTCCCATTTCTCCGGGACTATCATGGAATATGTAATTAAATCATTTTCCCTGTAATCTTCATATCTGTTGCTGAATGACTTTATATCCACTTTATTATTATTCGAATCCCGGATAATAAAAACATAATCTACTCCAACGTAACGTTTATGATTGATTTCCGATGCTTCCACGTAAATCTTCAAATTGCTTCCCGGAGGGAACTTATCATTCCAGTGGAGTTCGTAATCCTGCAATCCTTTTACATTGGATACTATCTGGGCATATCCGTCCAGCGCAGATGCCGGGAAGGCCAGCTGCAACAATATAAAAATCATTACCACATTCTTGAGATACGGATTAAATACGTTTTTCATCATAATATCTTTAACACCAAAAGCAATTTTTAGTTATTTTTACTTCTTTTTTTCTTTATTTATTTTCTGTTCAAGCCGGCTTGCTACTGACCTCAATAAGTCCGTGAAGAAGCCATTTTTCTGCATGGAAAAAAAATCCTGTGTCTGGTTTTGTTTTTTTATCGTGATAAAAGGCAGGCCCCCGGTAGAAATATAATTTGCCCAGAGATAATAAACAATAGTATATGACCCTACGAAAAAATATAGTGTTGCGATCAATAGGTTATAATTCAGGGTCTTGTTTAAAACCATTACAATGACCGGGACAAGCAGCACCGGTAAAAAAACAAAACTCCATGCGTTTTTTTCATTCCAGAGTTTATATTCATTGGTAATGAAACACCACCATATGAAAAATATGGAAAGCACTGCATACTGTGTTACCCAGCCAATATTGAAATTCACAAGTAACATGAAAACTGCCATGGTCAAGGTTATAAAGAATATGGATTTCACAGTGAATTTAATGGAGGTGCCCAGGGCAATGGGTTCCTGCATAATATTGTCGGTATTTATCTCCTTTTCATAGCTTTCTTTTGAAAGGTTCTGGATTTTTAAATCGATTTTCTCAACTTTCTCCAGGAGAAGGTTCGTATCTATATGCGCCTTTGCAATATTCTCAATCAATGGATGCATCCTTTTATAGATACCTTCCTGAAATGCACTATCAATCAGTATATCAGTAACGATCCTTGATTTAAATTCATCAATGATATAAAAAACCACGAACATGCACACAAGAACAATAACAATGAGATCTATAATAGCATAATTATAGTTATCAGTAAGAATAATATCGTTGTATAAAGAAAAAATTGAAAATATTAAGATAACTATGGAAATAATTAATGCACTCATCAAACCGATTTTTTTAAAGAAAGAATATTGATGGAACGGTTTGATAAAGATATCCTCATCTATATCGATCAAAGGATTTCTCTTTAATTTAAGGGTATTGCTGTCTTCCGTCGACATATACTTTTATCAGTGGCTCCGTGTATAGTTTAAAGTGTATTTTATTCTCCGGTGTTGGGAGGTCTGCGTTCTTGCATGCTATGCAGATATAGGATCTCACAAAAGCAGGCTGCTGGTTTATCGAATTCTGGACGTTGTGCATTTTTTCATTGTCCCATGGCGGTTTTCTCATTCCTCCGTTTATATAAACCGAAAATGCATCCGGTTTGGAGTGGCAGTCCAGACAGGCAATTTTCATTGCAGCATGGACGGTTGAATTGAAAGGGAATGCCGGATACGGGGAATTCTCGTATTGATCTTCAGTTACAGGCCTGTGGCAGGCTTTGCAGTAGGAATTGATATTATCCCGGTAATCGGAACTGCCAGGATCATGTTTTCTCTTCCATTGTTCAAATGAATGACCCCCATTTAATACAGCCTGCCTGATATCCTGGTGGCAGGCGACGCAATTCACATTTTCAATATTTGATATATTATGCACTTTTCCATCCAGGTTTTTTATTACATTTATTTCCTTCATGGGGCCATATGTCATATTTTGTATGATCCAGTTTCCATTTACAGTCACAATATCCCATTCTACGAATTCTGGCCTTGAAAATGTAATATTATTCTTGAAACTTGAATGACAGGATGCACATGCTTCATTTTTATCTATTGAGACCATATTGTTATTTGCGCCGCTGACCAGAGGTATGTGCGGTTCCGGCCCGTTCATTATATTGTCTGAGAAAACAGGGGCTATGGGGGCGATAAAACTTACGCCGTTCCTGTCCGTAACTTCAGCCGGTGGATTTCCATGACAGCTAAGGCATGGCGGTACGCTTGCTGCATGGAATATCGTATGGCGTTGATGGCATGAAAAGCAGTTGAAATTTGTGTGATGTTTTGATATATTCAGCTCTGACCTGATATTTGGGTGGCATTTTTCACATTTGAACTTTAACTGTGATTTTTCCGAAAAGTAATGTTTGCCTACTGACTCATTCGCAAATATCAACGCGGGAGTCCCCGGTTCAGCGCTTTTTGAAAATCTCGAAACATCCCATGAGCTTGATGTAAGCCTGTCTGCATTGAATTTATAAGTGTCATAGAAAAGCCAGGAAATTGAAAGCGATTTTCTTGTATGGCAGGCCATACATGCTTCATTCTCGCCTTTCATCATATAAGATGATTTAGCAGATTCAATAAAAGGTATATGTACTTCATTACTTGAAATATTTTCCCCGAATACATCTGCGATAGGCGCGATACGGATGTTCCCGTTGGAGTCATTTACCTGCCTTCCGTTCGCATGGCAGTCAAGACATCTGGGGGCTTCGATGCTTACATGTGAATCATTTGATCCGGATTTCACATGACAATTTGAGCATTTGAACGTTTGGTGTATCGAGGAGGATTTCAATTCATACTGGACATCAGAATGGCATTTCTGGCATGGTATGGAAAAATCATCTTCCGGGTCATCTGACTGGCCTGTGTCGTACATATCATGCTGCCCTGAAAATAAAGATAGAACCTGGGGTACCATCAGTATACCAACCGATAATATCGCTGTTAACAGGAATAAATGTCTCCGGGCCATAATAAATCCAAGAATATTACGTTAAATTTGTTCGTATGAGTATGAAGTAATCATATTATCTAATCCTGCCATGGTTTTGTCCTGACCGTAAATATTATATATAATATCAATGAAGCCGCAGCAATGATATATCCGTAAAACTTAACTATTTCAAAAAATAAGAAATAATTACCATATTCCTGTTTGAAAACACCATACTCCTCGCTATTCTCATCGAGTATAAAAAATTTTCCAATGTCTTCAATGACGAGGGGCCTGCCGTGTATCAGAATAGCTTTTCCAATAATATCTTCTTCTTTGAGCACCCACCAGTCCATCTGGCCTATGGCATCACCTGCCGTACGAATATTATCACTGTCTGATTTTAAGACAATTCTATGAAGAATCGGTTTTGAGGTATCGGGTGTTTTGAACATGATAATATCTCCCTCATCATATGTTCGCTGAATATTTTGAATTAAAACCAGGTCATTTTTTTCAAAGGATGGGCGCATACTATCCGATATTATTGCAGTGAAAAACAAACTATTGGTTATGATAAAGAAAATGATAAGAAGAACGCCCATTAATGTTAAACTTTCTGAAAATATTATCATTTGGAGATCAGCTGGCTTTTTATATACGTATCTAATATAATTATTTATTTTTGAATTTCGTTCATTTTCATAATATTTGTTCATCATAGATTCAAAAGGATTATAATCGTATAATATTCTTTTATATAGTAACAATAAAACAATAGTTGTCAAAAGAACAAACGCTATATAATATGTTGTTAAATACATAAAAAAAAATTAAAAGGAATAAAATCCTTTTAATCAGGGATTGTTCGGATCAAATCCTGGGGGTGGTGGAGAGATGGAAAGTATTGGTTTGGTACCATTATAGATCGCTCCCGTCTGGTTACCATACGTCTCTATCAGAGCTGTACCATTTGCTGAGAAATTACCAACTGTCCAGTCATGCAGGGTAACACCTGTCTGGTTCACATAAACATATTCATTGACGTTGAATTTCATCATATATGCTTTTGTCCAGTTAATATTAACAGCAACATGGGTATGGCAGCCAATGCATGCTTCATTAGCACCCTTTAACATCGAATTCGCTTCCTTTGCAACTTCTCGTACGAATGGCTTGTGAACTTCTTCAGTACCATTTTGTATGGACCTTGCATCCGTTGTGAATGATCCGTCATGGCAATCCAGACATGCTGGCGCTGCAGCGGCGTGGAAATCGTTTTCAATAGCTCCACCCCAGGTCTTGCCTTTCCTTATAGGTGCTGCCATATGGCAACCTTTACAACTCTGTCCTCTATGCATCTGGTTTGGAAAACCAGGTTGATCAAGTTCAGCCTGTATATCTCCATGACATTTTTGACAGGGAATTGCTTTGTCATCCTCAGGTAAATCAGCTGCTCCGGTATCATACCAGTTGTGCTGGCCTGAGAACAACGCAAGTGACTGCGGAAGCGCAACCAATCCTATTGCCACTATTGCAATCCCAATCAGGTATATTTTTTTATCCATTTTTATGTCCTCCTACATTTATTCATCCTACCCAATTCTGCAAAAATTTGGTATTAATTTGGCAGGAATATGGATAGATTCTTCCCATGGATTATTAATATAGAATATAATTCTCAGGTAGTGAGAATGTGTCTACCGATAATATTATCTCCATACGATATTATCCTTGAAGGCGCCCATCCTTTCCCCATCTTTATCCAGAACAT
Proteins encoded:
- a CDS encoding YkgJ family cysteine cluster protein; its protein translation is MIKAELARLRNSFHKALEIDEKELAMQIKATGFLCRKCAQCCRAEFGDNTVTVFPSEINCIRETTGLFRDDFVIPTPSVDKDAKGNIHTFEWVLRKNGDCIFLENDLCEIYECRPHICRTYPFFLLDGKLEVSECIGLGGNINDEESLMLAVLLKQRYIKEIMESIALLERFNGFIPGSSGNVCVHDSEGEHWLMIKDHTNLE
- a CDS encoding signal peptidase I, with the translated sequence MYLTTYYIAFVLLTTIVLLLLYKRILYDYNPFESMMNKYYENERNSKINNYIRYVYKKPADLQMIIFSESLTLMGVLLIIFFIITNSLFFTAIISDSMRPSFEKNDLVLIQNIQRTYDEGDIIMFKTPDTSKPILHRIVLKSDSDNIRTAGDAIGQMDWWVLKEEDIIGKAILIHGRPLVIEDIGKFFILDENSEEYGVFKQEYGNYFLFFEIVKFYGYIIAAASLILYIIFTVRTKPWQD